AAAGCGCAGAACTCTCTCAGAGGCCTCCTTTGTGATGAGCTTAATGCTCTGCACAACGCCATCGACGACGACGTGCTCAATGCCAGAGTATTCACCCTCGGTGTTCTCACGGATCAGGACGGTATCGACGTTGTCGTAGGGGGTCTCGTAGCCAGCAACGGAACGGCAAGGACGCACGTTGGCGAAAAGGTTGAAGGTGCGGCGGAGAGTAAGGTTCAGAGAAACGTGTCCCTTGCCAACGGGAGTCTAAAAATTTTTTCGGCTCAGCAAAAGATTTCCATGACGCACGAGAGCGTTGACATACAGCAAGGGGTCCCTTGAGGGCGACGTAGTTCCTCTTCACGCTCTCAATGGCTTCATCGGGAATGGCGGtctttccatccttcaaGATAGGAGTAACATCGACTGGCTCCCACTTGATGGGGGCCTATAAGTAGATTTAGTGGCGCGTCTTAGAAACTACGAGCAGCCGGGAGGGAGGAAACATTACGTTTGCGGCAGCGAAGATGTCCTTAACGGACTGCGAGATCTCAGGACCAATGCCATCACCCTCAATCAGAGTGACAGTGTACTTTCCCTATAAAGATAACATTTCCATCAGAAAGCTTGTTTGGAGGTGATGAGTTCAGTTTTGGATCGTGTATAGATCGATCGTCCAATGATTTCTGGCGGGAGACGCCGGaccaagggaagaaaaatccgagagggaaaaaaaattcgCGGTCTTCGGGGCGCAACATACATCGGTGTCCTTCTGGCCCTTGAACTTAGCGACACGCTCGTCGGTAGCAGCGGCATAACCACGGAGCTAGGTAAACTAGGTTAGCTACGCAAGAATTGACGGTCGGGCCGGAGATGGAAATGGACATGGTATACCTGCGACAAGGGCGAAGCAATGCGTGGGGAGACACGAGTGCTCCGCAAGCATTGGCGGGCAGGGAGAGCGAAGTTCCTAGTGGCAAACATTGTGAGAGATCCCCGGGGTCAGCGACGAACAACACAGGGCTGGAGAGGAGAGtatgtggaggatgagaaggagagaaagaagaaaggcggCGGGTTGCTTGTGCGGGAAGTGAGAGAAGGTTCCTCAGGCCAATCTTGACCTCTCTCGGCACCGCCGCTGCCGACCGACCGGCATGGCATGGATTCCGTGTTTGGCTGCCCAGAATCCACTTGGTGTCCTTTCCTAGATCAGATAACAAGTGACGGGTCACGGGTCACCACACCTCGTTCATTGTCATTATTATTTCATTGTAATTTTGCCAAAACTACCCCCTAAACCTAACCTATCGTCTGGCGCCCGAGATTTCCCCACCTGTGCGGCTACGTGCTTCCCTGCATGTGGCCTCCTGGATCGTTCTCCCCCCGGCGGTTGATCGGTCACCTGCCCCCTCCTAGACTAAGCGCGCGGACACCTCGCAACCATGGCCGACGCAGATATCGCAAACTACTATAATCTCCCTTCGGCTTTTCCTGAAGAGTGGCCTGCAGAGCTAGACGAAAGCGATCATTCGGAGGATGAGGCACTTACCCGCACTGCTTCGCGGCGATCCCGATACTTTGCTCTCGAGCGCAGTAACAGCCATCAGAAAGGCGTCAACCTAGGGTCATTCAAAGGAAACAATGGTCGGGAAAACCTCGCCCAGATGGACGAGCCGGATCCGCTCGGGACAGGCGAAAGCGTCCTCaagatcttgaagaaggggGGGTTGTCTGTAGAAGAAGAGAGTCGCTTGCGGAATAAGTTTTTACTCTCATCTACTTCATTTTCCCCGGCTCTGTTTCTTTCGCAGGCTCACTCCGATGCGTCGATTAAATCACTACTCAATGGACTGGAATTTCTGTCACGATCGATCGATCAGAAGTCAGCTTCGTTGAAAGTACTTGTGGAGGCGAACTTTGAGCGATTCGTCCGAGCCAAAGCGACAATTGATAGTGTATACACAGAGATGAGGAACCAAGGGAAGGCAGAAAGCTTGTCAGTGTCGCAAGTTCACCGCAGGTCAGGACATTTCCGGAGCCTTTCGTCTGGCAAACATGACATAACCCCCGCGACGATTTCAGACTCAGGGCCTGGGAAGAATGCATTGACCAAGGAAAGTGAATACGGCATGAAGGGCATCCGCGGTCCACTTTTAGAAGCCTCTGTCAAAGCTGAAGAAGTCTGGGGGCCTGCATTAGGTGGTCGTGAAAGAGAACAGGTTTTAAAATCGGTCGTCGAGACAATGGAGAAGCACCGGGATGTCTATGAAATAGGCGGGCTTCTTTCAAAGTCTATCAAGCAAAGAGACTATGACTCTGTTTTCGAGCAGTACACTAGAGCAAGGACGCTCGCAAAAGAAGCCAGGAATATTGCCGATATGGCGACGAGCAAAGGCCGACCGTTGACAGACGAGGAGACCCACATGATCTTAGCAATggggaggatgtggatggaTGTTGACCAGCAAATACAGGCATTCAAGCATGATCTTTGGAGGCGCTTGAGTGAGTCACCTATCGCCTCGACGACGGTGACGGCTTTAGGGCCAGTCGATGAACATATGGAACTAATTGGCGCTCTGCTGGAATTGGGTGTCGAGGACAACCCCATCTGGGTCTGGCTTCTTGGTCGCTATGAATACTTGAAAACGAAAATTACAACTTTTTGCGAACGCTGCAAAACGGAACTAGAGATCCTCAGGCGCAGGCTCGCTGCTGGCGAGAAGCCGACGCCTCAAGCACTGGCATCCTATCTCCGACTCGCTCCTCGTGATGGTGCAGCAAGTGATCCAACGACGCTGGACACTGACCAGGTCATCGAACTCTGGGAGTGTGTACATACTTACTTAATTAGACTGCTATCATCACAGGGAGGCCTCTTGGGTGAAGTCTTCGATTTCTGGGAAGCGGCACAATCCTTTATCGAGGGTAGCAAACAAAAGCTTCTCCCAACCGGTTTTGAAGGGGAGAGTCGTAAGCATCACCGGCTCTCGCCTAATGACTCCAGTGAGCTGCAGAAGGGCGTCGTCGAATTGATCAATTTAATTCGCGAAAGCATTCTGTCGCTGTTCGCCGACCCTCCAGTGGAGGATTTCACTATCCTCGCCTCTccaataccaccaccaagccCTAAGAGCCCGATGAGCGGAGGAATCACTCCCACCGAGTCTCGTTTCAAGTTAGATCCTAAGAATATGCCATTTCCCACCCCAAAGCGTGGCGAGGCTTGGGAGGACTTTGCATTTTGGCCTCCGTTTTCCAATTCCCTTAGCGGCATTCACTACCTCGGCCAATTCCTCGTCCTTATTGGCAGGGCAGCCAGTGAAATGGCTGCGTTAGCCCCTGTACGAAGTACAGAAAACGCTTATGATCTCCTCAAGTCACTTGTGAGCGTCACTCGTGAACGTTCCGTTCGCGCGGCATGCTACGCCTGGGGCAAAGATGCAGAAGTTTGCAAAATGTTGGAGGACTGGACGAGAGATTCGGAGAAAAAAGACTTGACCAAGATGCCTGGTTTGTTTGTGGCTTTTGAGAACGCAATTCTTAGTGGAATGCAGAAGATCCTCTACATTTCGGAGGCCATGGTAAAATCGGGTGATGTAGATGTTGTCACACAACCTCCTGCGAAGCTTCTACAGATGGTGCGCACGCAGTTTGTGTCCAGTATTTACAAGGCCCTCAGTGGTTTGGTCGAGAATGCGGAACATCCCACACTTCCTCAAGAGGATAGTGAATGGGTGCTCGCGGAGCCTGCGGCGCGTAGTCTCTCTGATACATCCACGGCGCTTTTCATCGCAGATGCGGTCGATGCCCGAAATAGGGTAAGCCTCTTATGGACTTTGGATTCTTCCATATCAACTAATCGTGTTTATAGAATGTTCGCATACTCCTCACTTTGTCGAATATCAAGGCATTCCAAGCCGATCTCGTCCCTCAACTAGTAGCGAACTTTGAAACTTCATTTTCAGTCAAGTTGACCGAGGAAGCCAATACTATTCGCGACGTCCTCAGTCAGATTGACGACCGCTTGTTCCAGTCATACACTAAACCCACGATCAACAAATTGAATACAACGATTGTTGATGGCATTACTGCCCCGGATTGGGAGCCGACCGTCCCTCGCCCCGAACAAGTCCGGCCGTATGTGTACAACGCAATGCTGACTCTTGTGCTTGTCCATACGGAGATCTCAACTACCATTCCTTCCAGTTCATCGGCGGCATCTAATCGGTCGTCTCCAGCGGGTCAGCCACCTCTGCTGATCATCATTCTTACGCACTTGTTGACGAAGGTCTCCTCGTCTCTCCTATCAGCTTTCAGCTCTCGGTCGTCGTATACGCTGGCGGCTTTAATGCAAGCCACTCTGGATACTGAGTTCATTGCACAGACCATGTCCCAATTCTCTACAGATGAAGCCTCTGCTGTACAGAGTCAGATCTACGTGGAACTCGACCGCCGAACCACACACGAGGCCCGGGCTCGTCTTCAGTCAGAGCTTGGTGAAATGCGGGGAACGCTGAAACGATTGAGGGAGAGAACTAAAGGAGAGTTTGCTTGCTTTAAGAAGCAAAGAAGTCGGACGGAGCCTAAGACACCGGCATAGTAGTTAATGGTAGATAATTGATTTTTAGCAATCAACACACCAGAGGTGCAAGCAACGAACGTAAACAAGATCCAGTGGGTATcatttttaaaacttttgAGCCATCATCATGTCCCATTTAATAGTGCCCCTCTTCTACGTCTGGCCGACCATCCGTTGCACGCGACTCAGCAACACGTTACTTTCGCGACCTAATCTCCTCTTCCCATGCTGGTCCGGCCGTCTCGCCCTAGCCATTGCCTCGCGATCCTTTTGCCTGAAATCACGCTCCTCCTGTCGTTTTTGCGCCTCCTGTCTGCGCTTCTCCGCAAGCTCCATCTCTTTCGCAAAAGCGGACCGCTTGGGTTTCCGTTTCCGGCGACCTTCGCCATTTTGATTTCTAGCTCGCTCGGGGCGGGGGGTGTTCTCAGGCGCTGGCTGATCCAGCATCGCTTGTCGGTCTGGGTGCAACTCCAGCGAGGCAGGTTCTGCCTCTAGCGCATTATCCTTCTCAGCATTTTCCTCCGCTAACTCGTAGACTGACTTGCGGGGGGCGGCAGCGAGCTCTTCGGCTCTTACTTTGGCGTAGGCTTTCTTAACTTTGGCCTTCTGAATCAGGTCGGCTTTGATTTTCTGGGCTATAGTGGGTCGTGGTTAGCAAGAGGACCCTGCAGGGCCGTTTTAAAACTTTGAGCCATAAAAACGGATAGACGAAgggaaaaatgaaaaatgaaaaaatatgCAAATTGAAAAAACGGAAAACGAACTTACTTTTACGGCGATAGGTACCATCAGGCAGGTTTGCAGGTCCCACAGAGaatcccttcttcttctttactGGTGGTTCAGTTGTGCGTTGTTCTTCGGACTTTGCATCAATATCTCGGGAGCGCTTGGCGGACATGATGGATGAActtgttttttgtttgttgCCTTAAGTCGGTAAGGACCTTGGGTTAGATAGTTTGACTGTATTGAATAATTCACTTGGTATGAATCTTGTTGGGCAACAATTGACGTGGCAAGAGGTTCAGTTGcacgggaaaagaaaagggaggtTGTTGGCGAACAGTAGGGAAAATCTTTAGGAAGTGTAAGCTTTGTTCTCGCCCGTGCAGAATGTTCCGGTTATCAATAGTTTCACGCAGGACGAGGATGGGCGCATATGAGGTGTCAcggagagaggggaaagtAGAAGATGTTGTAATGACacaatgatcttcttccaggtgtttaaagagagagaagagaagaaaaaaaaaatggatACCTGAAGATCTTGGTTCATACGatgatacatacattcaGACTTACTTTTTAAGGGGATGGATTGCGATAAGGGAAAATAGATAATGGTACCAAACGGTAACGTTACCCGTGGATTTGGGAAATGATCCCATTGTAATCCCGTTCCCCTCCGtcccaaaccaaaaaaaaaaaaagaagcgaACGGATTTGTTCGCAGTGGACCAAAAAAACCCACCCCCATGTCGTTTCAGGCGCCTCATGACTCAATTATACTCTCGTCATCGAAATAGCTCACCTTTAAATCCCTCTCAACTAACAAACTCTAGCTCGCCCACGTCGCATCACCTTACTTCAGTTCCGTCCATACACCCGATCCCGTCATACCTCGAGTCTACTCCTGACAAAGACCGCCACTTCAACCCCAAACATCTTCTCTATTTACACCTTCGTTGCTTCCCTCATGCGTCCTTGTGTCTTCCCGTCGGCCTAACTTTCATTGGGAtgtatagcttttttttattttctgtcAATACTAACTAACCCCCGGTGATCATGCCCATATTCCAGGATCCAGATCGTCAGCGGTTCTATGACCTATGGTCGGATGATCACCCACCGATAAGAGAGGATGAGCGTCAACTTGGGGGCTCCTCGTGGGCCCATCATCATAGGGAGCTGGAGTCCGCGGGGAGGCGTACTAATTTCCCTGGGGAGACATTTTTATCGGATTGCAGTCCGTCAGATCTGCGTACCTGCGACCGAGAGGAATTGATTCATTACATCAAGAACGCCGATACCTCGGCTTGGGCGCATAGGCTGGTATGTACGCTATCTCCTCTAGAAAGGCAACACTCGCCAGGAAAAATGATAAGAAAACTGTATTCTTACGGCATGCGCATTTACTCACATGGGCTATGATGTAGTATGGAGATTCAAATGCTGGCCATTCTATCTCCCGCACGCCGGATAAAACGTTCGACATGAAAGCCGACTTTAATGCTCGAGGCATTCCTAGTACTAGCCCGGGCACCAATGGTCAGGAATTAGGCTCGCCAGCTGATATCCAGCGCCCTCGGTCAGCACTGCATTCTGGCGACTTTCGAGAAGGGACCCGTCAAGATCCGCAACCACTGCCGCAGTCACCGCTACCCGGACTTGATGCCGGCTCACGTTTCCCCCTGCTGGGCTCTTCCCCAACTGCTCCCTGGTTCACGGCCCCGGTTTTTGCATCGCCCACGAGGACGCAACCTGTCACAGCCAATGTGTCTAATGAAAACGCGAGGCCACCATCCCGCACGCGGGCACCGTCCGTGggctccttctcttctaGCTACGTCCTAAAGGCGCCGACAAGCCCTCTCGTATACCAGGCGAACAATACCGATTTGGATTTTTCCGCCAGGACCGATTCAACTGAGCAGCTTGGTCCCTTGGAGAAGGCCAGCCGTCGTCGTACGCTGCCGCCAGAGACTTTCCGGCACCTTCAATCGTCGCCCACAACCCATCGAGGAGCGTTCAACTTCCAGTCCAGCCATTCCTCCGGGAAATGGGATGAGCCGCTCCCGTTCCACCATTGTAATCCTCGCCGGTCTCTAAACTCGGCGTATACTCTTCAACTAGCATCTTCAGTACAAAGTCCATCCCTCAGAACCAGGAGGCCCTCACTTGTTTCGGAGAAGTCTTCCAGACCGCATGCTCCATTGGTTGGATCCTATGAAGAATCTATCCTACGTGGGAGAATGTCGATGAACCCATCAAAGCCACTCGATTTCACCGCGCAAATAGGTGTGTTGGGGAAAGGCAAATGTAAAGCGAATCTCAAGTGCCCACCCCACGTCACAATTCCGTTTCCGGCAGTTTTCTACAGCTATCCTACTTCGGGTAGTGGTCGCTCGATTTCGGACGATAACCCTAGTCCTTATGTTGGCTTGATAGACTTGGAGAACTCTCTTCCAAAGGACACAGCAGTTACGAGTCGACGTCGCAGGCATCATCATAGCCCCGCAGAGGTCTGCGGTGAAATGACAGACAATCCACCCCCGCCTAAGGCTAATGACCAAGATGCTCTCCGCAGACGAGAGAAGAGACACAGGAGGGCCGAGTCGCCCAAGTGTCCGCCCGGGGGCTGCTATCGAATACCTCAACAGGGTCAGCTCCAGGTCATGATAAAGAATCCGAACAAGACAGCTGTTAAATTATTTTTGATTCCATACGATCTCAGCGACATGGAACCTGGAACCAAGACATTTATTCGGCAGAGAAGCTATTCAGCGGGCCCTGTCATCGACATGCCGTTGACTGCGCGGAAGAACTACGGGACCGATCGTCCAGAGGCATCCTTAAGCTCATCGGAGGATCCAAATGACAAGCCCATCCTGAGGTACCTGATACATTTGAACATATGCTGTCCGTCCAAGGGCCGTTTCTATCTACACTCAAGCATCCGTATTGTTTTTGCTAATCGAGTCCCTGACGGCAAAGAAAGGCTCCGGAATGAGATACAACATCCAGAGCCCCGATATGCGCCGTATAAGCCTGCTCGTGATGTCAATCAGACGCAGATGAATACGAAGCTAGTAACGGATAGAGGATGCCGAAGACCAGCTGCTGATCAAGGATCCATTCCAGCTTCATTGCCCGATCTCCCTTCCCCGTGTGGGCGGGAGGGCCAGCCTGCAACACCAATGCCAGTCATTGAAGCGCAGGCCGTCTCTAGTAACTTGAAGGATGCCCGCTCGGGGCAGCGAGCTCCTCATCCGTTCCGGCCCATTCCGTCCCTAAGGGAAGAAGTGCTTCCCCTGCATGACCATGATGCAGCCGAAACCTATCAAACTGGTAGTGGATCGTATAGTAAACTCACCAAAGGAGACCATGGATACGGTGGCTATCCATTCAGCCCCCTGGGCGGCTCCGAAGCCGGCGAGAGCCTACTCGCCAAACGACTGAGAGGACTAGATGTACAAAAGCATAATTCATCGGGCATGGATTAAAGCCACCCAAGATTGCCCAACGCCCGTCGACATTCACCTAGGCCCGCTCCAACATCTCTCTCAGTATAAATCGTTTTACTtagcctttcttttttttctatttctttctttcttgttgaCTTGTTACCACGATGCAGGACACACGCTGCCTAACTGACATTCAAGGTGCAGGCTCATCTTCTGGACATGAACACAATCGCCTCCCGTTTCCCAATAATTTACACGGGCCAGCCAAGGGCGCATGACATACGTACTTTTAATACCCAAGTTCTCATCTATTCAATTCACGGCGTTAACAATGCTTCGGAGTCCTGAAAgtctcctctctttctaCTGATTCGTTTGTTTTATCAAGGCGTGCAGATTTCAGTTCGAGTACCGGAGAAGGCTATCTTTCTTTCGAGTATTGATTTTTTTAAGGTGTTGTGTTCTGGTCGTCTGGGAGGTTGGTTACTTAGGTTAAATATATGGTTAAACAGAATAACACATACGCATTTACATTGACAGAAAGTTCTTCTGAGATATATACTACATATTTATCCGCACCGGGTTTCTTCCAGTGACCTGGAAGTCCCTGTTTCAGATGCCTCCTCTTTAAGTAGTTAAAGTGAAGACCTTGCTCAGTGAGTACTTTATATCACAGGGTGCAGCTCAGTGCGCAGCAAAAAGTCGCAGGCTAGATGATGTAATTCCATTGAGACGATAAACGAGTCATTTGTTAGTGCCCCGTATGGTTATTCTAGTCGAGTGGGATTGGGAACATGTTTTCCATACGAGCAAACCGAACTTCGTTGAATAATCTTCCTTTCTAACCTTCTATGATACATTCTACTTCTTGATTCCCGCTCTTCGTGTCTCCCATCCCATACTATCAAAGACTAGCCACCGAAAGGAGGTTTTCGAGATAAATATTACCCAGAGTCAAAAAAGCTGCGAGGGACGATTGACGAGCAGCTATAATTTGGGCACTCATAAAGAGGGAGATACCCAACGTGGGAAACACTAACGCCGAGATAAAGTTAAGGAACTACGAAGCAGATGTGTAGTTCTATATACAGAGTCAGTCTTTACTGTGCTTAACGTAACCTTTCATTATGTCTATGTGTACTAATCCCATGCTAGGCTCGTCATAAAGATGAACTCCCGCGACTTAGTTATCAGCTCAGGGAGAGTTGTCCAGCTCCTGACATCACAGCCTATATGGAGTTCATATGTTGGTGTATTCATTGGATGATAGGAACGGGGAGACTTGGTGAAATTGGAAGAGGGACTATGAGGACAATAACATTTGGGCCTTTTAGCTCTACGTATGACATAGTATACACCcgttctctctcttccccaaAATAGGAGGTTTAAATGCATTATttcttatactatataagCGAGATTTACTATTATACCTGTAGAGTTGTAGGGTATGTGAAAGTGGTAAGCTAGATTATGCTCGTAGACATCCCTTCGGTGGACTGGAGAGGTCTTATCTCGCCCGCCCCGTTACTAGGAGACAAGCTTCAGCTGACAACAATGATATGGATATAGGAGTGTAGAAAGAATAGAACAGATTGTCGCTGTTAGTGAGACAGAATACAGAGTACGACTGTGACTTCTTGAGATCCTGGACCAATATCAAGCGTTCAATCGTCCTCCGTACTCTTCGTGCTCAGGCTTAGACTCAGCGCAGGATCCACCTCATCCAGCGAGATCAACTTCATCTCCGTTGACATCAATGCATTACTCGTACCGCAGGACCCATTAGCACAACATGCAGGGCTATCAGGTGTACACCCATTTTCGTTGCAGCTGCATTGCGTGTTGCTCTTCTGCGCGTAAAGCATCCACTGAATGCAACCAAACCCTTGATTTTCAACAAAAGCACCACCGTAGCCCTCGGTAGGATTTCGACATTTGGAGAAACAATGCTCCATCGAAGTTTCGCACTAGTGATAAAGGTCTGGTTAGTGCTGTAAATAGCACAGGGAAACAAAGGCACGTACGTGAATTTTCATCTCGACTTCCTTCTCCGGCTTGCAGCCAGACTGATCAGGGGCCCATTGAACAGATCCAATCACGTTAGTTCCAGAAGGATCGCTGTATACATACGTGTACGGAGGTCCTCCAGGCTTTAAGGAGTTGCCGTTGTAGCAAAGTGCTTCCATCGCTGCCTTTGCCCCGTCAACTTTGAATGGTACGTAGGAGCCATCATTGTGCTCATTGAAGCAGTAAATTGGATCACTGGATGTGGTCGCTGTTGGGATAGACAAAGATGTGGTGGTCTTTGTCGGAGCAGTAGATGTGCTAGTAGGGTTGGCAGGGTCCTTGGTCGTGATTGGGAATGGACACGAATCTCGGCGGGCAAGGGGGGGTCTCGGGGCGCCATCTGTAGTAGCCCTATCCCAATTCAGATTGATGGGCTTGTTGCACACGTTCCCCGTGCCGTCAAGGTGGTATCTCTCACGTATAGCCTGCAAAGCCTCGCAGTATTCATTCAG
The sequence above is a segment of the Aspergillus flavus chromosome 4, complete sequence genome. Coding sequences within it:
- a CDS encoding alpha subunit of isocitrate dehydrogenase (isocitrate dehydrogenase [NAD] subunit 2) → MFATRNFALPARQCLRSTRVSPRIASPLSQLRGYAAATDERVAKFKGQKDTDGKYTVTLIEGDGIGPEISQSVKDIFAAANAPIKWEPVDVTPILKDGKTAIPDEAIESVKRNYVALKGPLATPVGKGHVSLNLTLRRTFNLFANVRPCRSVAGYETPYDNVDTVLIRENTEGEYSGIEHVVVDGVVQSIKLITKEASERVLRFAFQYARSINKKKVRVVHKATIMKMSDGLFLNLARDIAKEFPDIEFDAELLDNSCLKIVTDPTPYNDKVLVMPNLYGDILSDMCAGLIGGLGLTPSGNIGNECSIFEAVHGSAPDIAGKGLANPTALLLSSIMMLQHMNLGEHAARIQKATFDTLAEGKTLTGDLGGKAKTHEYAEAIMKRL
- a CDS encoding exocyst complex component protein (exocyst complex component Sec5, putative) — protein: MADADIANYYNLPSAFPEEWPAELDESDHSEDEALTRTASRRSRYFALERSNSHQKGVNLGSFKGNNGRENLAQMDEPDPLGTGESVLKILKKGGLSVEEESRLRNKFLLSSTSFSPALFLSQAHSDASIKSLLNGLEFLSRSIDQKSASLKVLVEANFERFVRAKATIDSVYTEMRNQGKAESLSVSQVHRRSGHFRSLSSGKHDITPATISDSGPGKNALTKESEYGMKGIRGPLLEASVKAEEVWGPALGGREREQVLKSVVETMEKHRDVYEIGGLLSKSIKQRDYDSVFEQYTRARTLAKEARNIADMATSKGRPLTDEETHMILAMGRMWMDVDQQIQAFKHDLWRRLSESPIASTTVTALGPVDEHMELIGALLELGVEDNPIWVWLLGRYEYLKTKITTFCERCKTELEILRRRLAAGEKPTPQALASYLRLAPRDGAASDPTTLDTDQVIELWECVHTYLIRLLSSQGGLLGEVFDFWEAAQSFIEGSKQKLLPTGFEGESRKHHRLSPNDSSELQKGVVELINLIRESILSLFADPPVEDFTILASPIPPPSPKSPMSGGITPTESRFKLDPKNMPFPTPKRGEAWEDFAFWPPFSNSLSGIHYLGQFLVLIGRAASEMAALAPVRSTENAYDLLKSLVSVTRERSVRAACYAWGKDAEVCKMLEDWTRDSEKKDLTKMPGLFVAFENAILSGMQKILYISEAMVKSGDVDVVTQPPAKLLQMVRTQFVSSIYKALSGLVENAEHPTLPQEDSEWVLAEPAARSLSDTSTALFIADAVDARNRNVRILLTLSNIKAFQADLVPQLVANFETSFSVKLTEEANTIRDVLSQIDDRLFQSYTKPTINKLNTTIVDGITAPDWEPTVPRPEQVRPYVYNAMLTLVLVHTEISTTIPSSSSAASNRSSPAGQPPLLIIILTHLLTKVSSSLLSAFSSRSSYTLAALMQATLDTEFIAQTMSQFSTDEASAVQSQIYVELDRRTTHEARARLQSELGEMRGTLKRLRERTKGEFACFKKQRSRTEPKTPA